A stretch of Komagataella phaffii GS115 chromosome 2, complete sequence DNA encodes these proteins:
- a CDS encoding Protein whose overexpression suppresses growth defect of mutants lacking protein kinase A activity: MSSHLENDNLASNPTNNNSSATATATATSTSSAAPGGPPHSDSTPSTSASAPSANTSTTSVSSASSTHSCATKKRTLNQLLNHTKKIKMVSNSSHSSHGHQPTKQKTGNNTDDLNIHLSNQQTSSSSITNSFPIEKRFRSRSVPYIPYQTFSQCENNKASMSRFSGVSVQDITSSILLTNPLPPVNLSSLREIDLQEILKNPQLRHDIIFDPQLQFRPNVEGDRGKRKKLHIDKYWSSIERELTLYFESHLNFNLAISKLPTLFITLRDILLSLMPQQDKQKIIDVMDIELLIQNLKNGTLQLCPMFQWLGSVLKKNCAPTRDSIVDNMLSCFERDADVKSIIKGLGYSFQILERMKLDVANHQIRIMKPLLISTAIDFEKDYFNQMIKRDKISIQDSLGWYSKAYHKLAGTIKSENLHQYTIIHSIIDLLSCRNMVNEFPSTLSFDNSKLIVLRADIRQLACLQLCILLYKQLVLRFDENLSYRAELLSFDNLNDLKKRVLAIVVDENGNSKWTKNINDLALTIVQRCTVNPKTSDGGKAQTTLPSNDMVAFAFNWLIKQTQPNSRMYGILEDRIFSSLKSLVLSSFQKDENLLTSEEFIRLTSESSSNTSLLQSSFSSSAPLSSAAYLSQPSEKKANDRNTDVTFQELSTLGNALTILIKFHWNVLGSCYLQCIN; the protein is encoded by the coding sequence ATGAGCTCACATTTGGAAAACGACAACTTAGCTAGCAATCCGACGAATAATAATTCAAGTGCCACCGCAACTGCTACCGCCACCAGCACATCATCTGCCGCCCCTGGAGGCCCTCCCCATTCAGACTCTACTCCATCAACAAGCGCATCCGCTCCCTCCGCAAACACAAGTACCACGTCGGTCTCGTCGGCTTCTTCTACCCATTCTTGCGCCACCAAGAAACGCACATTAAACCAGCTACTCAATCACACCAAGAAGATAAAAATGGTCTCCAACAGCTCCCACAGCTCCCACGGCCACCAGCCAACAAAGCAAAAGACCGGCAACAACACAGACGACCTCAACATTCATCTGAGCAACCAGCAGACTTCGTCCTCCTCCATAACAAACTCTTTCCCTATAGAGAAGCGGTTTCGTTCTCGTTCGGTTCCCTACATCCCCTATCAGACTTTCAGCCAATGCGAGAACAACAAGGCCTCCATGTCTCGGTTTTCAGGTGTCAGTGTGCAGGACATCACAAGCTCCATTCTGTTGACCAACCCCTTGCCTCCTGTGAATTTGTCAAGTCTGCGAGAAATCGATCTGCAAGAGATCCTGAAGAACCCACAATTACGCCATGACATCATATTTGATCCCCAGTTACAGTTCCGTCCAAACGTAGAAGGAGACAGAggcaaaagaaagaagttgCACATCGACAAGTATTGGTCGTCCATCGAAAGAGAGCTCACCCTCTATTTTGAGTCACATCTCAACTTCAACTTGGCCATTTCCAAGTTGCCAACCCTTTTTATTACCCTCAGAGACATTCTGCTGAGCCTAATGCCCCAACAAGACAAACAGAAAATAATCGACGTTATGGacattgaacttttgatccaaaacttgaaaaatggtaCCCTTCAACTCTGTCCAATGTTCCAATGGCTAGGATCggttttgaagaaaaactGCGCTCCCACAAGAGATTCCATTGTCGACAACATGTTAAGCTGCTTCGAAAGGGATGCCGATGTGAAAAGTATTATTAAAGGTCTTGGCTACAGCTTCCAAATCCTAGAGAGAATGAAGTTGGATGTGGCTAACCATCAAATTCGCATCATGAAACCCTTGTTAATATCCACAGCTATCGACTTTGAGAAGGACTACTTCAACCAAATGATCAAAAGAGACAAAATATCTATTCAAGACAGTCTTGGTTGGTACTCCAAGGCATATCACAAATTGGCTGGCACTATcaaatctgaaaacttGCATCAATATACCATCATCCATTCAATTATTGACCTTTTAAGCTGTCGCAACATGGTCAACGAGTTTCCATCCACTCTTTCATTTGACAACTCCAAACTAATTGTGCTAAGAGCCGATATCAGACAACTTGCCTGCTTGCAACTATGTATACTGTTGTACAAGCAGCTTGTTCTTCGTTTTGATGAGAACTTGTCTTATAGGGCCGAGTTGCTCTCATTCGACAATTTGAATGATCTCAAGAAGCGAGTCTTAGCTATTGTTGTCGATGAAAACGGTAACTCCAAGTGGACAAAGAACATCAACGACTTGGCCTTGACTATTGTCCAAAGATGTACTGTCAACCCGAAGACGTCAGATGGCGGAAAGGCCCAAACTACTCTCCCTTCTAACGACATGGTTGCCTTTGCTTTCAACTGGTTAATTAAGCAAACCCAACCTAACTCTAGAATGTACGGTATTTTGGAAGACCGAATCTTCTCTAGCCTAAAGTCGCTTGTTCTCAGTTCCTTCCAGAAGGACGAGAACCTGTTGACTTCCGAGGAGTTTATCCGTCTAACCTCTGAGAGCTCCTCGAACACGTCTTTGCTACAATCTTCGTTTTCTTCTTCGGCACCACTATCCTCCGCTGCATACCTTTCACAGCCCTCAGAGAAGAAGGCAAATGACCGTAACACCGATGTCACTTTCCAGGAGTTGTCCACACTGGGTAATGCCCTGACTATCTTAATTAAGTTCCACTGGAATGTTCTGGGAAGCTGCTATTTACAGTGCATCAACTAA
- a CDS encoding Essential NTPase required for small ribosome subunit synthesis, whose product MTSRLYPNIIITGTPGCGKTSHCESLVESLNDELRSHFQHLEISKVARERGCIDGFDQERDSSIVDEDKLVDSLEPDLREGGKIIDWHCCDVFPERLIDLVVVVTCDNSVLFDRLSQRGYPDSKITENIDCEIMQVILQEAKDSYAPEIVIELSSEDLETMDDNVERIIQWINSWRENNPDGASNELD is encoded by the coding sequence ATGACCAGCAGATTGTACCCGAACATCATAATAACAGGCACTCCTGGTTGCGGTAAAACCTCTCATTGTGAGAGCTTGGTCGAGAGCTTGAACGACGAGTTGAGATCGCACTTTCAGCATCTAGAAATCAGCAAAGTagcaagagaaagaggCTGTATCGACGGGTTCGACCAAGAGAGAGACAGTAGCATCGTGGATGAGGATAAATTGGTGGACTCCTTGGAGCCAGATCTCAGAGAAGGCGGTAAAATCATCGATTGGCACTGCTGCGACGTCTTTCCAGAGAGATTGATTGATTTGGTGGTTGTGGTCACATGCGACAATtctgttctctttgatcGTCTTTCTCAAAGAGGATACCCCGATTCCAAGATCACAGAAAATATTGACTGTGAAATAATGCAAGTGATCCTGcaagaagccaaagatTCTTATGCTCCAGAGATTGTCATTGAACTGTCAAGTGAGGACCTGGAAACGATGGACGACAACGTTGAGCGAATCATCCAATGGATCAACAGCTGGAGAGAAAACAACCCAGACGGCGCAAGCAATGAGCTAGACTGA